From the genome of Thermococcus chitonophagus, one region includes:
- a CDS encoding monovalent cation/H+ antiporter subunit E: protein MSFITAFAWAYFIWLVLTVGSKGMLWNVQELVAGLIFSVIVAYATRDIIGEKASRFLNPVKWIMFMAYFPVLFWGMVKANFDVAYRVITGKIRPGIVRVPVDLENDAQYTILSNSITLTPGTLTIEACPDEKALYVHWINIPEGQEWPESSEPVSGPFEKWARRLGE, encoded by the coding sequence ATGTCATTCATTACGGCTTTCGCGTGGGCGTATTTCATTTGGCTCGTGCTCACTGTTGGTAGCAAGGGAATGCTTTGGAACGTACAGGAACTAGTGGCAGGCTTAATATTCTCAGTAATAGTGGCTTATGCGACAAGGGACATAATTGGAGAAAAGGCCTCGAGGTTCTTAAATCCAGTGAAGTGGATAATGTTCATGGCGTACTTCCCAGTGCTCTTCTGGGGCATGGTCAAGGCAAACTTTGATGTTGCCTATAGAGTCATTACAGGAAAAATAAGGCCAGGGATCGTTAGGGTTCCTGTTGATCTAGAGAACGATGCCCAGTATACAATTCTGTCCAATTCAATAACTTTGACCCCAGGAACTCTAACAATCGAAGCTTGTCCAGATGAGAAAGCCCTCTATGTTCACTGGATCAATATACCTGAAGGACAAGAATGGCCCGAAAGCTCTGAACCTGTTTCAGGCCCGTTTGAAAAGTGGGCTAGGAGGTTGGGAGAATGA
- a CDS encoding cation:proton antiporter, producing the protein MMFFYATLLIGIAGLITLLRLILGPSVPDRVVALDTMNTLVVAAMVLLGAAYERAIYIDIAIVYALLSYVGTLIIAKYLQGGLS; encoded by the coding sequence ATGATGTTCTTTTATGCAACTCTTCTCATCGGAATAGCAGGTCTAATAACACTCCTTCGACTGATACTAGGCCCCTCAGTTCCAGACAGGGTAGTCGCTCTTGATACCATGAATACCCTCGTTGTGGCAGCGATGGTTCTCTTGGGGGCAGCGTACGAGAGGGCAATTTACATTGATATAGCGATAGTTTACGCACTGCTGAGCTATGTTGGAACATTAATAATAGCGAAGTACCTTCAGGGGGGATTATCATGA
- the mnhG gene encoding monovalent cation/H(+) antiporter subunit G encodes MIADYLIMAFLGISVVFNLLGSIALHRFPDVYTRLHGATKCTTFGTMFAVFAVIVHSVVRLKETGNPKYLQMAIHSFVAMFALLMTNPVGAHAIAKAAHLSGYMPKRAVVDAYMKRREENEC; translated from the coding sequence ATGATAGCTGATTACCTGATAATGGCTTTCCTCGGGATTAGCGTGGTGTTCAACTTGCTTGGTAGCATAGCCCTTCATAGGTTCCCGGACGTGTATACAAGGTTGCATGGAGCGACTAAGTGCACGACCTTTGGAACGATGTTTGCGGTGTTCGCGGTCATAGTTCACTCAGTAGTGAGGCTAAAGGAAACTGGCAATCCTAAGTATCTTCAGATGGCCATTCACAGCTTCGTTGCAATGTTCGCACTTCTCATGACGAACCCAGTTGGAGCCCATGCAATAGCCAAAGCTGCCCACCTAAGTGGATATATGCCGAAGAGAGCAGTGGTTGATGCCTATATGAAAAGGAGGGAGGAGAATGAATGTTGA
- a CDS encoding prenyltransferase/squalene oxidase repeat-containing protein: MGSKLKEFINLEKVLEYVEKRRHDDGGYCFVSQLSDTNINDTYYAVKIYTLLGMEVPEKEKTIEFLYNSAQMQTAAVGVAMAIEALAILGAKDLAREKLELLFKKYNPVEGKFAVGLGGSEEFGTATPLEATYWASKAMESVDYRPSQEMKERIMEFIMQYKMGDGFGVEHPTTTMTYQALYSLNFLGQKIDTRHFELCEVCGDWGGFTEVPNSLPPYIEPTFYALRGLQMLGKRATCIRRHIKFIKALQNPNGGFRRSYELGISNFQNTYRALASLDVLVRWL; this comes from the coding sequence ATGGGCTCGAAGCTGAAGGAGTTTATTAACTTAGAAAAGGTGCTCGAATACGTTGAAAAGAGAAGACACGATGATGGAGGATACTGTTTCGTATCTCAACTCTCAGATACAAACATAAACGACACGTATTATGCCGTAAAGATTTACACTCTACTTGGAATGGAAGTTCCAGAGAAAGAGAAGACAATAGAGTTCCTCTATAACTCGGCACAAATGCAGACAGCAGCCGTTGGAGTCGCAATGGCCATCGAAGCTCTAGCAATTCTAGGGGCTAAGGATTTGGCTAGAGAGAAGCTAGAGCTACTGTTCAAGAAGTACAATCCAGTGGAAGGAAAATTTGCCGTTGGATTAGGGGGAAGTGAAGAGTTCGGAACGGCAACACCACTTGAGGCAACTTACTGGGCTTCCAAGGCCATGGAATCCGTAGACTACAGACCATCTCAGGAAATGAAAGAGAGAATTATGGAGTTCATAATGCAGTACAAAATGGGTGACGGCTTTGGTGTGGAGCACCCGACGACAACGATGACATATCAGGCATTGTACTCACTTAACTTCTTGGGACAGAAAATCGACACTAGACATTTTGAGCTCTGTGAAGTTTGTGGGGACTGGGGAGGCTTCACGGAAGTTCCCAACTCTCTTCCACCATACATAGAGCCAACGTTTTACGCACTGAGAGGACTGCAGATGCTTGGAAAGAGGGCCACATGCATAAGAAGACACATTAAGTTCATAAAAGCCTTGCAGAATCCGAACGGGGGATTCAGGAGAAGCTACGAGCTGGGGATTTCAAACTTCCAGAACACATATAGGGCACTCGCAAGCTTGGATGTACTTGTAAGGTGGCTGTAA
- a CDS encoding DUF4040 domain-containing protein, which translates to MNVDMIIQFIVLLGIIVSSVLMITLRDLLAAAIAAAAMSLLLSLEFYMLHAPDVAIAEAAVGAGVVTAVVIYAIAKTERWEREAP; encoded by the coding sequence ATGAATGTTGACATGATCATCCAGTTCATAGTTCTGTTGGGTATTATAGTTTCATCTGTCCTCATGATAACTCTAAGGGATCTATTGGCAGCAGCGATAGCAGCAGCGGCAATGAGTCTCCTCCTTAGCTTGGAATTCTACATGCTCCATGCTCCGGACGTGGCCATAGCCGAAGCTGCGGTTGGTGCTGGTGTTGTAACTGCAGTTGTTATCTACGCCATAGCGAAAACTGAAAGGTGGGAGCGTGAGGCCCCATGA
- a CDS encoding phosphoglycolate phosphatase encodes MKIRAISIDIDGTITYPDRKVHEEALKAIREAEARGIPIMLVTGNTVQFAEAASILLGTSGPVVAEDGGAISYKKRRIFLTSMDEEWVLWNEIRKKFPNARTSHTMPDRKAGLVIMRETIDVDTVRALIRELNLNLVAVDSGFAIHVKKPWINKGTGIKKACEILGIKPREVAHIGDGENDLDAFKVVGYKIAVAQAPESLKREADYITKKSYGEGGAEAIRHVLSLIQ; translated from the coding sequence ATGAAGATTAGGGCAATATCAATTGACATTGACGGAACGATAACTTATCCTGACAGGAAGGTGCATGAAGAGGCATTGAAGGCTATAAGGGAAGCCGAGGCTAGAGGAATTCCAATAATGCTCGTAACGGGGAATACAGTTCAGTTCGCTGAGGCAGCAAGCATCCTATTGGGGACATCTGGTCCCGTAGTTGCTGAAGATGGAGGAGCAATTTCATACAAAAAGAGAAGGATTTTCTTAACATCAATGGATGAGGAGTGGGTTTTGTGGAACGAGATAAGAAAGAAATTTCCAAATGCGAGAACTAGTCACACGATGCCCGACAGGAAAGCTGGACTCGTAATAATGAGGGAAACCATTGACGTTGATACCGTTAGAGCACTCATACGAGAGCTCAACCTTAACTTGGTTGCAGTTGATTCTGGTTTTGCAATTCATGTGAAGAAGCCTTGGATAAACAAGGGGACTGGAATAAAGAAAGCCTGTGAAATCCTAGGGATAAAGCCGAGAGAAGTTGCCCACATTGGAGATGGGGAGAACGATCTGGATGCCTTCAAGGTTGTTGGTTATAAAATTGCAGTTGCTCAGGCTCCAGAATCCCTAAAGAGGGAAGCTGACTACATAACAAAGAAAAGTTATGGGGAGGGAGGAGCAGAGGCGATAAGGCATGTACTCTCCTTGATTCAGTGA
- the trxB gene encoding thioredoxin-disulfide reductase produces MFSLGGLTKSTVDESKVWDVIIIGAGPAGYTAAIYAARFGLETIIITKDLGGNMAITDLIENYPGFPEGISGSELSNRMYEQVKKYGVDVIFDEVIRIDPTECAYYEGPCHFSVKTANGKEYRSKTIIIAVGAEPRKLNVPGEKEFTGRGVSYCATCDGPLFVGKEVIVVGGGNTALQEALYLHSIGVKVTLVHRRDKFRADKILQDRLKEAGIPTILNTVVTEIKGTNKVESVVLKNVKTGEIFEKKVDGVFIFIGYEPKTDFVKHLGITDEYGYIKVDMYMRTKVPGIFAAGDITNVFKQIAVAVGQGAIAANSAKEFIESWNGKSIE; encoded by the coding sequence ATGTTCAGTTTAGGGGGACTAACAAAAAGCACTGTCGATGAGAGCAAGGTCTGGGACGTAATAATCATCGGTGCTGGGCCAGCAGGGTACACAGCGGCAATTTACGCCGCGAGATTTGGTCTTGAGACAATAATTATCACAAAAGATCTCGGAGGAAACATGGCCATAACGGACCTAATAGAGAACTACCCAGGATTTCCAGAAGGGATAAGTGGCTCAGAACTCTCCAACAGAATGTATGAGCAAGTTAAGAAGTATGGGGTCGACGTTATATTTGATGAAGTCATTAGGATAGACCCAACTGAATGCGCATATTATGAAGGACCTTGCCACTTTAGTGTTAAAACAGCAAATGGAAAGGAGTATAGATCTAAGACAATAATAATCGCAGTTGGAGCAGAACCTAGGAAGCTAAATGTCCCAGGAGAGAAGGAGTTCACGGGAAGGGGAGTTAGTTACTGTGCAACTTGTGACGGACCGTTATTCGTCGGTAAGGAAGTCATCGTAGTTGGCGGAGGAAATACGGCACTTCAAGAAGCTTTATATCTGCACAGTATTGGAGTTAAAGTTACTCTAGTCCATAGGAGAGACAAGTTCAGGGCAGATAAGATCCTCCAAGATAGACTTAAGGAAGCTGGAATACCAACAATTCTTAATACTGTAGTTACAGAAATTAAGGGGACAAACAAAGTCGAGAGTGTCGTTTTGAAGAACGTTAAGACTGGAGAGATATTTGAGAAAAAAGTCGATGGGGTGTTCATATTCATCGGCTATGAGCCAAAAACAGATTTTGTTAAGCATCTTGGAATTACCGACGAGTACGGTTACATAAAGGTTGACATGTACATGAGGACAAAAGTCCCAGGAATATTTGCAGCTGGAGATATAACCAACGTATTCAAGCAAATTGCAGTAGCTGTCGGCCAAGGAGCAATTGCTGCAAATTCTGCAAAAGAGTTCATAGAAAGCTGGAACGGAAAGAGTATAGAGTGA
- a CDS encoding acetyl ornithine aminotransferase family protein, producing the protein MELRPNVKEIPGPKAKKVIEEHHKYMATTTNDPNEYFLVIEKAEGVYWIDVDGNVILDFSSGIGVMNVGLRNPKVIEAIKKQLDLVLHAAGTDYYNPYQVELAKKLAEIAPGDVERKVFLSNSGTEADEAALKIAKWSTNRKMFIAFIGAFHGRTHGTMSLTASKPVQRSRMFPTMPGVEHVPYPNPYRNPWHIDGYEHPDELVNRVIEYIEEYLFEHYVPAEEVAGIFFEPIQGEGGYVVPPKNFFKELKKLADKYGILLIDDEVQMGMGRTGKMWAIEHFDIVPDIVTVAKALGGGIPIGATIFRKDLDFGVSGVHSNTFGGNAVAAAAALAVIEELQNGLIENAQKLEPLFRERLEEMKEKYEIIGDVRGLGLAWGVEFVKDRKTKEYATKERNEIVVEALKRGLALLGCGKSAIRLIPPLIISEEEAKIGLDIFEEAIKVVSEKYGYKIH; encoded by the coding sequence ATGGAGCTTAGACCAAATGTTAAGGAGATTCCTGGACCAAAAGCAAAAAAAGTAATTGAAGAGCACCACAAATACATGGCAACGACAACAAATGACCCAAACGAGTACTTTCTCGTTATCGAGAAGGCTGAAGGAGTTTACTGGATCGATGTTGATGGAAACGTGATCTTAGACTTCTCATCAGGAATTGGAGTCATGAATGTGGGGCTTAGAAACCCCAAGGTTATAGAGGCTATAAAGAAGCAACTTGACCTCGTTCTCCACGCCGCTGGAACAGACTATTATAACCCCTACCAGGTTGAGCTGGCAAAGAAGCTTGCAGAAATAGCCCCAGGAGATGTTGAGAGGAAAGTATTCCTTAGTAATAGCGGAACAGAGGCTGATGAAGCAGCTTTAAAGATAGCGAAGTGGTCCACGAACAGGAAGATGTTCATAGCCTTTATAGGAGCATTTCACGGAAGAACTCACGGAACTATGAGCCTAACTGCCAGTAAACCCGTTCAGAGGAGCAGAATGTTCCCAACAATGCCCGGAGTAGAGCACGTGCCATATCCGAACCCCTATAGAAACCCATGGCACATCGACGGTTACGAACACCCAGATGAGCTCGTGAACAGGGTTATCGAGTACATCGAGGAGTACCTATTCGAGCACTACGTTCCAGCTGAAGAGGTTGCCGGAATATTCTTTGAGCCAATTCAGGGTGAGGGCGGCTACGTAGTTCCACCGAAGAACTTCTTCAAGGAACTCAAGAAGCTAGCCGACAAGTATGGGATTTTACTAATCGATGACGAAGTTCAGATGGGAATGGGCAGGACAGGAAAGATGTGGGCAATTGAGCACTTCGACATTGTTCCAGATATAGTTACTGTTGCAAAGGCCCTCGGTGGTGGAATACCAATAGGAGCCACGATCTTTAGGAAGGACCTCGACTTTGGAGTCAGCGGAGTCCACAGCAACACCTTCGGAGGCAACGCCGTTGCAGCTGCCGCTGCCTTGGCAGTAATCGAGGAGCTCCAGAATGGATTGATAGAGAACGCCCAGAAGCTCGAGCCACTGTTCAGGGAGAGGCTTGAGGAAATGAAAGAGAAGTACGAGATAATTGGAGACGTCAGGGGACTTGGCCTCGCATGGGGTGTTGAGTTCGTCAAGGACAGGAAGACCAAGGAGTACGCAACGAAGGAGAGAAACGAGATAGTGGTCGAGGCACTCAAGAGGGGACTTGCACTGCTTGGCTGTGGAAAGAGCGCAATAAGGCTCATTCCACCGCTGATAATCAGCGAGGAAGAGGCAAAGATAGGGCTCGACATATTCGAAGAGGCAATAAAGGTAGTAAGCGAGAAGTACGGATACAAGATTCACTGA
- a CDS encoding hydrogenase — protein sequence MFGYWDALYFVLVFIIGLILAYLLERWAKSAGMGTREVGDGTKIFISGEDPDKVIPGFEHLEGFHTGKNTMWGLINGAKKFFATLKADHTGLLTDYVSYLLMTTAFILVVILLRG from the coding sequence GTGTTCGGTTATTGGGATGCCCTCTACTTTGTCCTCGTCTTTATCATCGGTTTAATCCTTGCTTACCTCCTCGAGAGATGGGCTAAGAGTGCTGGAATGGGCACGAGAGAAGTCGGCGATGGCACAAAGATATTTATAAGCGGTGAAGATCCCGACAAAGTCATCCCAGGATTCGAGCATCTTGAAGGCTTCCATACAGGAAAGAACACCATGTGGGGCTTAATAAATGGAGCAAAGAAGTTCTTTGCCACCCTCAAGGCGGATCACACAGGATTGCTTACTGACTACGTCAGCTATCTCCTAATGACCACCGCGTTCATACTTGTCGTGATATTGCTTAG
- a CDS encoding proton-conducting transporter transmembrane domain-containing protein: MMWLPFLIIIPLFGAFSMPIVSLLKGKAKEAWATIISFATLIVGIQVFREVWSKGTLLYTLGAKSPFGKADFPIRIVWEVDKFGAIMVLIITFVSFLAVLYSIEYMKHDTGLEKFYTLILILELGMLGIAITGDIFNFYVFLEIMSIASYALVAFRNDTWEGIEAGIKYMFVGSLASSFILLGITLLYGQYGTLTMGYLAVKISQNPTIVAKVALALFLGGLLFKSGASPVHMWLADAHPAAPSSISAMLSGLVIKVGGIYAMARIIFSIFWPALNPVTVGWIIIFFACITLIVGNAMAVVQEDMKRLLAYSSVGQIGYILLGLGIGIVAYGTKVGEVALAGAIYHVVNHAIMKALLFLVAGAVIHEIGTRNLNELSGLAKTMPKTSFAFLIGAAAIVGMPPLNGFASKWLIYESSALFNPIVGAIAIIGTAFCTAAYVRVLFTFFGRPSEKVLNAKDPGISMLLPMFILVLAIIVMGFFPWQISDKFMIPAARSLWDILGYVATLMGGG; encoded by the coding sequence ATGATGTGGTTACCGTTCCTCATAATCATCCCATTATTTGGAGCGTTTTCAATGCCAATAGTGAGCCTGCTAAAAGGGAAAGCGAAGGAAGCATGGGCTACAATAATAAGCTTTGCTACTCTTATAGTGGGTATTCAGGTGTTCAGGGAGGTGTGGAGCAAGGGAACATTACTCTACACGCTGGGAGCCAAGAGTCCCTTCGGCAAGGCGGACTTCCCAATTAGGATCGTTTGGGAGGTAGATAAGTTCGGAGCAATAATGGTGCTCATAATAACGTTTGTGAGTTTCCTCGCAGTTTTGTACTCAATAGAGTACATGAAGCACGATACTGGCCTTGAGAAGTTTTACACTTTGATCCTAATACTAGAACTGGGAATGCTTGGTATAGCGATAACAGGTGATATCTTCAACTTCTATGTATTCCTTGAGATAATGAGCATTGCAAGCTATGCTCTAGTTGCATTCAGAAATGACACGTGGGAAGGGATTGAGGCTGGTATCAAGTACATGTTCGTGGGTTCATTGGCGAGTAGCTTCATACTCCTGGGGATTACCCTCCTATATGGCCAGTATGGAACATTAACCATGGGCTACTTGGCGGTTAAGATCTCACAGAATCCAACGATAGTTGCCAAGGTGGCCTTAGCATTATTCTTGGGAGGGCTACTGTTCAAGAGTGGTGCTTCTCCAGTTCACATGTGGCTTGCAGATGCTCACCCAGCTGCACCAAGCTCAATTTCAGCAATGTTATCAGGTCTCGTCATCAAGGTGGGTGGAATATATGCAATGGCAAGGATAATCTTTAGCATATTCTGGCCAGCCCTCAACCCGGTAACCGTTGGCTGGATAATAATCTTCTTCGCCTGCATAACCCTGATAGTGGGAAATGCAATGGCAGTGGTGCAGGAGGACATGAAAAGGTTACTTGCATATTCTTCAGTCGGTCAGATAGGCTACATACTCCTCGGTCTGGGTATAGGAATAGTAGCCTATGGAACGAAGGTTGGGGAAGTTGCACTGGCTGGAGCAATATATCATGTAGTTAATCACGCGATAATGAAAGCCCTCCTCTTCCTTGTAGCTGGAGCGGTAATCCACGAAATTGGGACGAGGAATCTCAATGAATTGAGCGGTTTAGCAAAGACCATGCCAAAGACTTCATTTGCATTCTTAATCGGTGCCGCGGCGATAGTTGGTATGCCGCCTCTGAACGGCTTCGCGAGCAAGTGGTTGATCTACGAGAGCTCGGCACTCTTCAATCCAATAGTTGGTGCGATAGCGATAATAGGAACGGCATTCTGTACCGCGGCCTATGTAAGGGTTCTGTTCACGTTCTTTGGAAGGCCAAGCGAGAAAGTACTCAACGCCAAAGACCCAGGGATTTCAATGTTGCTTCCAATGTTCATCCTCGTGCTGGCGATAATAGTCATGGGATTCTTCCCATGGCAGATAAGCGACAAGTTCATGATTCCCGCGGCGAGGAGCCTCTGGGATATCCTTGGCTATGTTGCAACCCTGATGGGAGGTGGTTGA
- the fen gene encoding flap endonuclease-1, with product MGVPIGELIPRKEIELENLYGKKVAIDALNAIYQFLSTIRQRDGTPLMDSKGRITSHLSGLFYRTINLMEAGIKPAYVFDGKPPEFKKKELEKRKEAREEAEVKWREALAKGDIEEARKYAQRATRVNEMLIEDAKKLLELMGIPVVQAPSEGEAQAAYMASKGHVYASASQDYDSLLFGAPRLVRNLTITGKRKLPGKNVYVEVKPELVVLEEVLSSLKLTREKLIELAILVGTDYNPGGIKGIGPKKALEIVRHSKDPLAKFQKQSEVDLYAIKEFFLNPPVTDEYKLQWKEPDEEGILKFLCDEHDFSEERVKNGLERLKKAVRAGRQSTLESWFMKR from the coding sequence ATGGGTGTTCCCATAGGTGAGCTAATTCCACGAAAGGAAATAGAGCTTGAGAACTTATATGGGAAAAAGGTTGCTATTGATGCCCTTAACGCCATTTACCAGTTCCTGTCCACGATAAGGCAGAGAGATGGTACTCCACTGATGGATTCTAAGGGAAGAATAACCTCTCACCTCAGTGGTCTCTTCTATAGGACGATAAATCTAATGGAAGCAGGAATTAAGCCAGCTTACGTTTTCGATGGAAAGCCTCCGGAGTTCAAAAAGAAGGAGCTAGAGAAGAGAAAGGAGGCTAGGGAAGAGGCAGAAGTTAAATGGAGGGAAGCACTTGCAAAGGGTGATATAGAAGAGGCGAGAAAGTACGCCCAGAGGGCCACTAGGGTTAATGAGATGCTGATTGAGGATGCAAAGAAGCTACTTGAGCTGATGGGCATTCCAGTTGTTCAAGCCCCAAGTGAGGGTGAGGCCCAAGCAGCTTACATGGCATCTAAGGGCCACGTTTACGCTTCTGCAAGCCAGGATTATGACTCACTTCTATTTGGAGCACCCAGGTTAGTTAGGAACCTTACCATAACTGGAAAGAGGAAACTCCCTGGGAAGAACGTTTACGTGGAAGTTAAGCCAGAACTCGTTGTACTTGAGGAAGTTCTCTCCTCGCTAAAGCTTACGAGGGAGAAGCTGATTGAGCTGGCCATTCTCGTTGGCACGGACTATAACCCTGGGGGAATAAAGGGTATAGGACCAAAGAAGGCATTGGAAATAGTTAGGCACTCGAAGGATCCCTTGGCCAAGTTCCAGAAGCAGAGTGAAGTTGACCTATATGCCATCAAAGAGTTCTTCCTCAATCCTCCCGTGACCGACGAATACAAGTTGCAGTGGAAGGAGCCTGATGAGGAAGGGATTCTAAAGTTCCTCTGCGATGAGCATGACTTCAGCGAGGAGAGAGTAAAAAATGGATTAGAGAGGCTTAAAAAGGCAGTTAGGGCAGGAAGACAGTCGACACTGGAGAGCTGGTTTATGAAAAGGTGA
- the mbhE gene encoding hydrogen gas-evolving membrane-bound hydrogenase subunit E has product MKRALAFLSLLVIFAGLMVALSPKYGIKFGLGGEDWLKYRYTDDYYIKHGVEEVGGNNIVTDIVFDYRGYDTLGEATVLFTAIAGAIALLRPWRREENE; this is encoded by the coding sequence ATGAAGAGAGCTTTAGCCTTTCTGTCTCTACTCGTGATATTTGCAGGATTAATGGTAGCTTTAAGTCCGAAGTACGGAATAAAATTTGGACTCGGCGGAGAAGACTGGCTAAAGTATCGCTATACCGATGACTATTACATAAAGCATGGTGTTGAGGAAGTTGGAGGAAATAACATCGTTACTGACATAGTATTTGACTACAGAGGTTACGATACGCTTGGAGAGGCAACGGTTCTCTTTACGGCAATAGCAGGTGCAATTGCCCTTCTAAGGCCTTGGAGGAGGGAGGAAAATGAGTGA
- the trm5b gene encoding tRNA (guanine(37)-N1)-methyltransferase Trm5b codes for MVLAVKVPRTEGEKVRRKLLERGVLDRGYKIKVEGDYILIPVTSEVEGFDIVDVELEKAERRPHSYREVVKIPETLQKFLPSSFDIIGDIAIIEIPEELKGYEREIGEAIIKVHKNVKAVFMKGGNVEGEYRVRELIPIAGEKRTETIHRENGIRLKLDVAKVYFSPRLATERMRIFNRTKAREVVFDMFAGVGPYSILLAKKAKIVFACDINPWAIRYMEQNIKLNKTWNVVPILGDAREVAKKVKADRIIMNLPRFAKDFLREAFTSAKNGTIIHYYGFGPEKDPFEDHIWAIKRVAREFNADVEILDKRIIRNYAPRRYNIAIDFKVTFS; via the coding sequence ATGGTTCTAGCGGTAAAAGTTCCCAGGACTGAGGGAGAGAAAGTTAGGAGGAAGTTACTCGAGCGTGGCGTGCTCGATAGGGGATACAAGATAAAAGTTGAGGGGGACTACATTCTCATCCCCGTAACTTCTGAGGTTGAGGGATTTGATATTGTTGATGTTGAGCTTGAAAAAGCAGAGAGAAGACCACACAGTTATAGAGAGGTAGTAAAGATACCAGAAACCCTACAAAAATTCCTTCCAAGCTCGTTCGACATAATAGGGGACATAGCGATAATAGAGATACCCGAGGAGCTCAAAGGATATGAGAGAGAAATTGGGGAGGCAATAATAAAGGTTCACAAGAACGTTAAGGCAGTATTCATGAAGGGAGGAAATGTTGAAGGAGAATACAGGGTCAGAGAGCTTATTCCCATAGCGGGAGAAAAGAGAACTGAAACCATCCACAGGGAGAACGGGATAAGGCTGAAGCTCGATGTTGCTAAGGTTTACTTCTCCCCCCGCCTAGCAACTGAGAGGATGAGGATATTTAACAGGACAAAAGCCAGAGAAGTTGTTTTCGATATGTTCGCGGGCGTTGGCCCTTACTCAATCTTGCTGGCTAAGAAGGCAAAAATTGTCTTTGCGTGCGATATAAATCCCTGGGCCATAAGATACATGGAGCAGAATATAAAGCTGAACAAGACATGGAACGTCGTTCCAATCTTAGGAGATGCCAGAGAAGTTGCGAAGAAAGTCAAAGCGGACAGGATAATAATGAACCTGCCAAGGTTTGCCAAAGATTTCTTAAGGGAAGCATTCACAAGCGCTAAGAATGGAACAATTATCCACTACTATGGATTCGGACCAGAGAAAGATCCCTTCGAAGACCACATTTGGGCTATTAAGAGGGTAGCCCGAGAATTCAACGCTGACGTTGAAATACTGGATAAAAGGATAATAAGGAACTATGCTCCCAGGCGGTACAACATAGCCATAGACTTCAAGGTCACCTTTTCATAA
- a CDS encoding NADH-quinone oxidoreductase subunit K translates to MIAFQYLTAIIMVALGIYALLYKRNLIKLILALDLIDSGIHLLLISEGYRMENGLLPTAPIYTGYEGGAMVAPIPQALVLTSIVIGVCVLSLAVALTVNAYRHYGTLDVTKLRRLRG, encoded by the coding sequence ATGATAGCCTTCCAGTATCTGACAGCTATAATAATGGTGGCCCTGGGAATTTATGCCCTACTATACAAGAGGAACCTAATCAAGCTGATACTGGCCCTTGACTTAATTGACTCGGGAATTCACCTCCTTCTCATCAGCGAAGGCTACAGGATGGAAAATGGTCTTCTACCAACCGCCCCAATTTACACTGGCTATGAAGGTGGAGCCATGGTCGCGCCAATTCCCCAGGCTTTAGTGCTTACGAGCATAGTCATTGGAGTTTGTGTCCTCTCGTTGGCAGTCGCTCTTACTGTTAACGCTTACAGACACTATGGAACGCTTGATGTAACAAAGCTTAGGAGGTTGAGGGGATGA
- a CDS encoding Na(+)/H(+) antiporter subunit B → MSEDMGLIVRTNARALVPFIGIFGAYIVMHGHLTPGGGFQGGATIAGAGILFLVAFGLKAAKEKINKNLYSALEGVGGLVFLGAAMLGLSVAFFYNTLWHNGPLFNGKPGTLLSAGFLPIMNLGVGLKVFTGLVSAVFALSLFRRWKE, encoded by the coding sequence ATGAGTGAGGACATGGGACTCATTGTGAGAACGAATGCGAGAGCACTTGTTCCATTTATCGGTATATTCGGTGCTTACATTGTCATGCACGGTCACCTTACCCCAGGAGGTGGCTTCCAGGGAGGAGCTACTATCGCCGGCGCTGGAATACTCTTCCTAGTGGCATTTGGACTCAAGGCGGCAAAAGAGAAGATAAACAAGAACCTGTATTCAGCATTGGAAGGAGTAGGTGGGCTGGTGTTCTTGGGTGCGGCAATGCTTGGCTTAAGCGTGGCGTTCTTCTACAACACGCTCTGGCACAACGGTCCGCTGTTCAATGGAAAGCCTGGGACATTGCTTTCAGCGGGTTTCCTTCCGATAATGAACCTTGGAGTTGGCCTTAAGGTGTTTACCGGACTAGTCTCAGCAGTATTTGCGCTCTCGTTGTTTAGGAGGTGGAAGGAATGA